A stretch of Nonomuraea africana DNA encodes these proteins:
- a CDS encoding DUF3145 domain-containing protein produces MSARGVLYVHSAQPALCPHIEWAVAGVLGVPVDLTWTPQPAAPNVVRAQAEWEGRPGIAAAITSSLMGWQRIRFEITEDASPGVDGSRHAYTPTLGAFNAVIGAAGDIMIPEDRLRAVMLMAAQGRCVLEDELDKMLGKPWDEELEPFRYAGDGAPVRWLHAAV; encoded by the coding sequence GTGTCTGCTCGTGGCGTGCTGTACGTCCACTCGGCTCAGCCCGCGCTGTGCCCTCATATCGAATGGGCAGTCGCGGGTGTCCTTGGCGTGCCCGTAGACCTGACGTGGACGCCCCAACCTGCCGCGCCGAACGTGGTGCGCGCGCAGGCCGAGTGGGAAGGACGCCCTGGCATCGCCGCGGCCATCACCTCCTCGCTCATGGGCTGGCAGCGCATCCGATTCGAGATCACCGAGGACGCCTCGCCGGGGGTGGACGGGTCCAGGCACGCCTACACGCCGACGCTCGGCGCCTTCAACGCGGTGATCGGGGCGGCGGGGGACATCATGATCCCCGAGGACCGGCTGCGGGCGGTGATGCTGATGGCCGCGCAGGGACGCTGCGTGCTGGAGGACGAGCTGGACAAGATGCTGGGCAAGCCCTGGGACGAGGAACTCGAACCGTTCCGCTACGCGGGCGACGGCGCCCCGGTCCGCTGGCTCCACGCGGCAGTGTGA
- a CDS encoding carboxyl transferase domain-containing protein — MTVLDNGVVTGASDETPVDPRDPIVRLTALLDEGSLRLISPQDKSGVLAAMGRVEGVPVVAFCSDARFQGGAMGSEGCEHIVHAYDVAVRERVPVIGVWHSGGARLAEGVESLHAVGRVFAAMTKASGIVPQLSVVVGPAAGGAAYGPALTDIVILADQGRIFVTGPDVVRSVTGEEVTSAALGGPEPHSKRSGVVHIVTKTEADALVKARQIAVLLGHQGRVRVSSIDEVDFSAFLPESARRAYDVKPLVNGLLDEPGIELHPKWAPNIVTTLGRLGGRTVGVVANNPMRLGGCLDATSAEKAARFVRMCDAFGVPLVVLVDVPGYLPGVGQEHDGVVRRGAKLLHAFAEASVPRVTLVTRKAYGGAYIAMNSRALGATRVFAWPTTEVAVMGAVAAVRILKRRELAAAPEEERAELEHRLAQEHERLAGGVERARELGVIDEVIDPAQTRGAIAKVLATATPARGAHGNIPL, encoded by the coding sequence ATGACCGTGCTCGACAACGGGGTGGTGACCGGCGCCTCCGATGAGACGCCCGTCGATCCCCGCGATCCGATCGTCCGCCTGACCGCGCTGCTCGACGAGGGCTCGCTGCGGTTGATCTCCCCCCAGGACAAGAGCGGCGTGCTCGCCGCCATGGGCCGCGTCGAGGGTGTTCCCGTCGTCGCGTTCTGCAGCGACGCCCGCTTCCAGGGTGGTGCGATGGGCAGCGAGGGCTGCGAGCACATCGTTCACGCCTACGACGTGGCCGTCCGTGAACGGGTGCCGGTCATCGGTGTCTGGCACTCCGGTGGTGCGCGACTCGCCGAAGGTGTCGAGTCGCTGCACGCCGTCGGCCGGGTCTTCGCCGCCATGACCAAGGCGTCGGGCATCGTCCCTCAGCTGTCGGTCGTCGTCGGCCCCGCCGCCGGCGGCGCCGCCTACGGCCCCGCGCTCACCGACATCGTCATCCTCGCCGACCAGGGCCGCATCTTCGTGACGGGACCCGACGTCGTGCGCAGCGTCACCGGCGAAGAGGTCACCAGCGCCGCGCTCGGCGGCCCCGAGCCGCACAGCAAGCGCAGCGGCGTCGTGCACATCGTCACCAAGACCGAGGCCGACGCGCTGGTCAAGGCGCGCCAGATCGCCGTGCTGCTCGGCCACCAGGGCCGCGTGCGCGTCTCCTCGATCGACGAGGTCGACTTCTCGGCCTTCCTGCCCGAGTCGGCCCGCCGCGCCTACGACGTCAAGCCGCTCGTCAACGGCCTGCTCGACGAGCCCGGCATCGAGCTGCACCCGAAGTGGGCGCCCAACATCGTCACGACGCTCGGCCGCCTCGGGGGCAGGACCGTCGGCGTCGTCGCCAACAACCCGATGCGTCTCGGCGGCTGCCTCGACGCCACGTCCGCCGAGAAGGCCGCTCGCTTCGTTCGTATGTGTGACGCCTTCGGGGTGCCGCTGGTTGTCCTCGTGGACGTCCCCGGCTACCTCCCCGGCGTCGGGCAGGAGCACGACGGCGTGGTCCGCCGCGGCGCCAAGCTGCTGCACGCCTTCGCCGAGGCGTCCGTGCCCCGCGTCACCCTGGTCACCAGGAAGGCGTACGGCGGCGCGTACATCGCGATGAACTCCCGTGCCCTCGGCGCCACCCGTGTCTTCGCCTGGCCGACGACCGAGGTCGCCGTCATGGGCGCGGTCGCGGCGGTGCGCATCCTCAAGCGCCGCGAGCTGGCGGCCGCTCCCGAGGAGGAGCGCGCGGAGCTGGAGCACCGCCTGGCCCAGGAGCACGAGCGGCTCGCGGGCGGGGTGGAGCGGGCCAGGGAGCTCGGAGTGATCGACGAGGTCATCGACCCGGCCCAGACGCGCGGTGCGATCGCCAAGGTGCTCGCCACGGCCACCCCGGCCCGTGGCGCCCACGGCAACATCCCGCTGTAG
- the fabF gene encoding beta-ketoacyl-ACP synthase II, whose protein sequence is MSANRARVVVTGLGATTPLGGDVTSTWSALLAGQSGVRSLTEDWVDSVPVKFAGVAAVDPSEVLPRPEARRLDRSEQLALVAAREAWQHAGAPQVAPERLGVVVSSGIGGITTTLSAYDTFKEKGWNRLSPFTVPMLMPNGPAAWIGLDLGAQAGVHATVSACASGAEAIGYAMEMIRSGRADVVVAGGTEAAIHPLNIAAFAAARAMSTRNDDPQGASRPWDRDRDGFVLGEGAGIVVLESEEHAKARGARIYAYAAGVGYSADSHHITQPEPEGRGVIMAMTQALTDAGVTGHDIKHINAHGTSTPAGDVIEVQAVAKAIGTHPLVTSTKSMTGHLLGGAGGIESVFTIMALEDRVVPATINLANPDDGIEVDLVHGESRKLPEGDIAAVNNSFGFGGHNVTVVFTTH, encoded by the coding sequence GTGAGTGCAAACCGGGCACGAGTCGTCGTCACCGGGCTCGGCGCGACGACGCCCCTCGGTGGAGACGTCACCTCGACCTGGTCGGCGCTCCTCGCCGGTCAGTCTGGTGTGCGGTCCCTCACCGAGGACTGGGTCGACAGCGTCCCCGTGAAGTTCGCGGGCGTCGCGGCCGTCGACCCGTCCGAGGTGCTGCCGCGGCCCGAGGCCCGTCGCCTCGACCGCAGCGAGCAGCTCGCCCTGGTCGCCGCGCGCGAGGCCTGGCAGCACGCCGGCGCCCCGCAGGTGGCGCCCGAGAGGCTCGGCGTCGTCGTCTCGAGCGGCATCGGCGGCATCACCACGACGCTGTCGGCCTACGACACGTTCAAGGAGAAGGGCTGGAACAGGCTCTCGCCGTTCACCGTGCCCATGCTCATGCCGAACGGCCCCGCCGCCTGGATCGGTCTCGACCTGGGCGCCCAGGCGGGCGTCCACGCCACCGTCTCCGCCTGCGCCTCCGGCGCCGAGGCGATCGGCTACGCGATGGAGATGATCAGGTCGGGCCGTGCCGACGTGGTCGTGGCCGGTGGCACCGAGGCCGCCATCCACCCGCTCAACATCGCCGCCTTCGCGGCGGCGCGGGCCATGTCGACCCGCAACGACGACCCGCAGGGCGCCTCCCGTCCGTGGGACCGCGACCGCGACGGGTTCGTGCTCGGCGAGGGCGCGGGCATCGTGGTGCTGGAGAGCGAGGAGCACGCCAAGGCGCGCGGCGCCCGCATCTACGCCTACGCCGCCGGCGTCGGCTACTCCGCCGACTCCCACCACATCACCCAGCCCGAGCCCGAGGGCAGAGGCGTCATCATGGCGATGACCCAGGCGCTCACCGACGCCGGTGTGACGGGCCACGACATCAAGCACATCAACGCGCACGGCACCTCCACGCCCGCGGGCGACGTCATCGAGGTTCAGGCGGTGGCCAAGGCCATCGGCACGCACCCGCTGGTCACCTCGACCAAGTCGATGACGGGCCACCTGCTCGGCGGCGCCGGCGGCATCGAGTCGGTCTTCACGATCATGGCCCTCGAGGACCGTGTCGTGCCCGCCACCATCAACCTGGCCAACCCCGACGACGGCATCGAGGTCGACCTTGTCCACGGTGAGTCGCGCAAGCTCCCAGAAGGCGACATCGCCGCGGTCAACAACTCGTTCGGATTCGGCGGCCACAACGTGACCGTCGTCTTCACCACGCACTGA
- a CDS encoding acyl carrier protein, whose protein sequence is MAVSEQEILEGLGKIVNEITGIPASEVTPEKSFVDDLDIDSLSMVEIAVAAQDEFGVEIPDDQLKNLKTVKDVLNFIQA, encoded by the coding sequence ATGGCAGTCAGCGAGCAGGAGATCCTCGAGGGCCTCGGCAAGATCGTCAACGAGATCACTGGGATCCCGGCGTCCGAGGTCACCCCGGAGAAGAGCTTCGTGGACGACCTCGACATCGACTCCCTGTCCATGGTCGAGATCGCCGTGGCCGCTCAGGACGAGTTCGGCGTCGAGATTCCCGACGACCAGCTCAAGAACCTGAAGACGGTCAAGGACGTCCTCAACTTCATCCAGGCCTGA
- a CDS encoding beta-ketoacyl-ACP synthase III, translated as MRIPDAAPGAKILAFGHYQPANIVTNDDLAKTIETNDEWIQSRVGIKERRVAPPSETEIDMAVQAGGKALAGSGLDAADIDLVIVASCTLESQIPNAAARVAHRLGIDSPGAFDVNAACAGFCYALGTASAAVRAGSAKNVLVVGTEKLSQWVDWSDRATAVIFADGAGAAVVTASETPGIGPVVWGSAGDKYDAIIIKDRDSFLHQEGQTVFRWATTALHPVAREACERAGVDPADLAAFVPHQANLRIIESIARKLGADNAVIARDIVLAGNTSAASIPLALSRMIERGEVQSGQLALLLGFGAGLTFAGQVVEIP; from the coding sequence ATGAGGATTCCCGACGCCGCCCCAGGGGCGAAGATCCTGGCGTTCGGCCACTACCAGCCCGCCAACATCGTCACCAACGACGACCTGGCCAAGACCATCGAGACCAACGACGAGTGGATCCAGTCGAGGGTCGGCATCAAGGAGCGCAGGGTCGCCCCGCCGTCCGAGACCGAGATCGACATGGCGGTCCAGGCGGGCGGCAAGGCGCTCGCGGGCTCGGGTCTCGACGCCGCCGACATCGACCTGGTGATCGTGGCCTCCTGCACGCTCGAGTCGCAGATCCCCAACGCGGCCGCGCGGGTGGCCCACCGCCTGGGCATCGACTCCCCCGGCGCCTTCGACGTCAACGCCGCGTGCGCGGGCTTCTGCTACGCGCTCGGCACCGCCAGCGCCGCCGTACGGGCGGGCTCGGCCAAGAACGTGCTGGTCGTCGGCACCGAGAAGCTCTCTCAGTGGGTCGACTGGAGCGACCGGGCCACCGCGGTGATCTTCGCCGACGGCGCGGGCGCCGCCGTGGTCACCGCCTCCGAGACCCCCGGCATCGGCCCCGTGGTCTGGGGCAGCGCGGGCGACAAGTACGACGCGATCATCATCAAGGACCGCGACTCCTTCCTCCACCAGGAAGGACAGACCGTGTTCCGCTGGGCCACCACCGCGCTTCACCCGGTGGCCAGGGAGGCCTGCGAGCGTGCCGGAGTGGACCCCGCCGATCTGGCCGCGTTCGTCCCGCACCAGGCCAACCTGCGCATCATCGAGTCCATCGCCCGCAAGCTCGGCGCGGACAACGCCGTCATCGCCCGCGACATCGTCCTGGCGGGCAACACCTCGGCGGCCTCCATCCCGCTCGCGCTCTCACGCATGATCGAGCGCGGCGAGGTGCAGTCGGGCCAGCTGGCCCTCCTTCTCGGCTTCGGCGCCGGCCTGACCTTCGCCGGCCAAGTCGTCGAGATCCCGTAA
- a CDS encoding ACP S-malonyltransferase, with protein MFVLVAPGQGAQTPGFLTPWLELPGLRDRLSAWSEVVGLDLIAYGTTADADEIRDTAVAQPLLVAAALAAAEALGARPDLLAGHSVGEFAAAALAGVLTPEQALTLIRERGQAMAKAAAVTETGMTAVLGGVEADVLAAIDRHGLTPANINGAGQIVAAGTLEQLAAFKEEPPARARLIPLSVAGAFHTVHMAPAVDQLRQAAAAVTPGDPHTKLLSNAHGQVVDTGAEFVELLVNQVSNPVRWDSCMETMAALGVTTMVELLPGGTLTGLAKRALRGVQTVALKTPDDLDAARELIK; from the coding sequence GTGTTCGTACTCGTCGCTCCGGGCCAAGGCGCCCAGACCCCAGGCTTCCTGACACCCTGGCTAGAGCTACCCGGCCTCAGGGACAGGCTTTCCGCATGGTCGGAGGTTGTCGGGCTCGACCTGATCGCCTACGGCACCACCGCCGACGCCGACGAGATCCGTGACACCGCCGTCGCCCAGCCGCTGCTCGTGGCCGCCGCGCTGGCCGCCGCCGAGGCGCTGGGCGCCCGCCCCGATCTGCTGGCCGGGCACAGCGTCGGCGAGTTCGCCGCCGCCGCCCTGGCCGGAGTGCTGACCCCCGAGCAGGCGCTGACGCTGATCCGCGAGCGCGGCCAGGCCATGGCCAAGGCCGCCGCGGTCACCGAGACCGGCATGACCGCCGTGCTCGGCGGCGTCGAGGCCGACGTGCTGGCCGCCATCGACAGGCACGGCCTGACCCCCGCCAACATCAACGGCGCCGGTCAGATCGTCGCGGCGGGCACGCTCGAGCAGCTGGCCGCCTTCAAGGAGGAGCCGCCGGCCCGCGCCAGGCTGATCCCGCTGTCGGTCGCCGGCGCCTTCCACACCGTCCACATGGCTCCCGCGGTCGACCAGCTGCGCCAGGCCGCGGCCGCGGTCACGCCCGGCGATCCGCACACCAAGCTGCTGTCCAACGCCCACGGCCAGGTCGTCGACACCGGCGCCGAGTTCGTGGAGCTCCTGGTCAACCAGGTCAGCAACCCCGTCCGCTGGGACTCCTGCATGGAGACCATGGCCGCGCTCGGCGTCACCACGATGGTCGAGCTGCTGCCCGGCGGCACTTTGACGGGCCTGGCCAAGCGCGCCCTGCGCGGCGTGCAGACCGTCGCGCTGAAGACCCCCGACGACCTCGACGCGGCCAGGGAGCTGATCAAATGA